The Pleuronectes platessa chromosome 11, fPlePla1.1, whole genome shotgun sequence DNA segment tgcTGGACGACAGAGGCTCTGCACTCCTCGATGGcgtcagtttgttttttattcttcctttaAGACTTTGGACACAAAGTTCAGTCACAAAACACACGATGAAATAAAACTTTGAGTCACCGATCGAGTTATAGAGAATGATAATAAAACCTTAATTCTTCTTTCATTCGAGATTAGagattttgtgtttgcatttaaattgaTTGCTGgatgaatgaaataaatgtatacatATAAACTCTGCTGCTCACTTctatattaaatcatatttcattaaaaaattgTACTATGAGTATTTGAACCAAACCAGATTCAGATCACACTCATTTACTTTCCacagtaaaaaatgaaaatgtaaataaagtaatATGAATTAGTATTTAATTAATCCATTAcaatgattattataattataatgtaCACAAATTAATCgaggaaagtaaaaatatataataatcacGTCCCTGCAACAGCGGAACCATTTATCCAGAGCGAGTTCTTAGCCGGACAACAATACTGTGACACAAAGTGAGTCCTCCATGCGTGGAGTAAAAATAACGTGGTTACGATGTTAGTGTAAATCAGACGAGTTTAAATTAACGTTAACTGCGTTGATCTGGTTAAATGCGTTAACTACGTGTTGGTGGagtaaagtgttttttaaagatggCGACTGACGCGTCCGAATAGTTTCCGCTGGTTTTATCTCCGTTTGTTGACATTTCTACAGAGAAGGTGagttacacaacaacaacacacaactacacGCCTTTAACAACGCACAACGACGCAACACAGTAAGAACATAACATCACACACGCCTACACAACCCCCACACAACTAGAAACGTAtatcaacacacaacaacacagtagGAACATAATAACACACAACAGAACCCATAATACCACACAGCAATACACAAAGTatctataacacacacacaacaatacaatacacacgtataacaacacacatactatctacaacacacacacacacacataacacaacaacacagtaacaacacacaccacatgtTGAAGCCCACCCCGTCCCCCCcgtccctccacctcctcacacctggaCGTCTGTCTCCGAGCGTCTGTGGTTCAACCACATCAGGACGATCTGTCATGAAGCTTTTAGACGTTAACTTGTGTTCCTGTtgtgtgtcctccctcctcgtcagtgtggttgtttgtgtcatGGAGTGTGTGGAGGAGAAGTTTAAAGGTCTGTCCCTCGCCCGGCGCTCTCGTCCAGACGAGGCCACCTACCTGCTGCACGTGGCGCTGCAGCCTTCAGACCTGCTGGCAGTGTCCTGCTCCAACTTCACCATCCAGCTGCACAACAAGCACACCCTGGCCCGGGTGGGGGAGCGCCGGGGACACACCGCCCGGATGTGTGGGGTCACGTTCGCCCACAGCTCCCCCGACCTCCTCTACTCTGGCTCTGCCGATGGGACGGTGCGGGGGTGGGACGTCCGCCGTCCCGGGACAGAGGCGGTCCAGATGTTTAAGAGTGACCCGTCCCACCTCTACTGCAGCTTCGACCTGAGCTGCAGCGACATGCTCCTGTGTGCCGGCACGGAGAAGGTGGGCGAGGACAGTTACCTGGTGTTCTGGGACGCCAGGAAACCGGGCAGTGGGCTTCTGGGGTCGTACTCTGAGTCGCacagtgatgacatcacacatgtGCGCTTCCACCCCCGAGACAAAGACCGTCTGGCTTCTGGTTCCACAGACGGCCTGGTGAACGTGTTCGACCTGAGCCAGGGcgcggaggaggaggcgctggTGGCCACGTGTAACGGCGTCTCGTCCACCggctccctctgctggtctGGAGCCAGCTACACTCAGCTGCTGTGCCTCAGCCTGGACGAGGGGCTGCACCTGTGGGACCTGAGCCAGCTGGACACCGAGAAGCCCCTCGCCGTCTTCAGCACCGGGGACGCCCGCAGCCTGACGCTGCTGGAGGACGGGGGAGGCGTGGACTACCTGGTCGGGGGGGCGTGGCTGGAGGAGACTCAGACGCTGCTGGTGCTCGGAGGGAAGGACAGCGGGGAGCTCCACCTGATGGAGTGTGACACCGGGGGGCTCCGCCTGCTGAGGAGCCTGAAGGGAGGCCACGCCTCCACCGTGCGCTGCTTCCTGTGGGACGCGGCGGAGGAGGCGCTGGTCACGGGCGGAGAGGAcgctcagctgctgctgtggaaaccGGGGGGGGTGGAGCTCGCAGCGGGTAAAAGGGAAtcgatgaagagccaatcagatttcagactCAAATCCAGAGCTCATAAAAAATACAGCTaccagaaggagaagaagacaaAGAGCTGATTGGACGTTGGTTGATcctgaaaacatttaaagtttTGCGTTTTCTACAAACActtcaacaaattaaaaaccttTTCCTCTAAAGTTGGAAAAAACTAATCAAATAATTCAAGAAAATCACAGAAAACCCAACAAAATTAAGTATTGTATAAGTACAATATAGTAAAGTGCAGTTTGTTGTACTAActatacaaacataaatatcactGTACTGTTTATCTGTGATATAAAACTGTGACAACTGATATTTTTAagttttccattttaaattaaagttgtgtgttttgccAAAATGgtcatttgtattattattattattattattagtagtagttgtagtagtatCTTGTGAGTAATATCTGTCTTTAAAGCTGCAGGGATGAAatgaaagatacatttttacagTCTCAGTCTTTACTACAGTTGCAGAGAGCGCCACCAGCTGGACGAGCACTGAAGAGCAGCATCTGTTGCTCTCCCTTTTGAAATGTCAACTTTACTTTTTAACAGTTTGTCACTGACTCCTTATAGTTCTCATATTATACTGTTTAAAAACACCTTCACCAGTACCGGATGCAAAATGATATCTTCCCAATGCAACAGTATTCTATTTCTTTCCATTAGTTTTAAACGCAGACCTGATAATCACTGTTAGATGCatgaaaaacagtaaaaaagagAGAATCACAGTGAATATGGGGATGAAAGGTTCCACAGGGGAAAGTCACATCCTGATGAAACCTCCACAGTGCAGACGTGACAGATTGTGACCAACCGTCACAAACCAGGATCATCTTAGAATGAGAATAAGGGAGATGTCTTTAAACCTGATGAATAACCGTGAGCAGCGAATACCTTGTACCGAGCGGGTTTCAGTAAATCATCTTCCTCTGGCTCTGACGCTGCTTCCACACAATGAATCAATCTACTTTTTCAAtgagctgtttgagggttaagtcTTTGTTCAAGGGTCAGATTTAGGATtaggttagaattaggttagggttagggttaaggttagggttagggttaagggacgagggaatgtattatgtcaattagtgtcctcactaagatagaagtacaaacatgtGCGGAGGCGAGGGGCCGGGCCTCGGACAGGTTTAACCTCATTCCTGCACACTGGGTGGtgaaaagacagacacacacgtacacgcgcacacatgcacatacacacacacacatgtctctctatagttgtgatgacactcaatGACATATCACATTCCTTATCCCCTtagcctaaccttaaccatcacagctAAATGCCTCACCCTTACCTAATCTAATCTAACCATAAAACCAAGTGTTATCTCagacatattatattatacatattaCACAATTATATTGAAGTTTTACTTGTGAGGCACCTAATCATGATATTCATTATCTATAGGCTAATTGACATAGAAGGTGGAGACCCATAAAATGACAGAGAAACCAACAAGGAGCAGAAACCAAACTCAGTGtggacgagagagagaaagaaagagagagacagagagagagaaagagagagagagaaagaaagagagagagggggagggaggagagacagagggagataaagagagagagagagacagagagaaagagagagagagagaccctttCAATTTGTGGGGacaggccaaaatgtcctcagagCGTCTTGAAAACCAAAATCGGCCCTGataactaaagaggagacgaaCTTGTCTCTCCATAATTCATTATCCAGCCCCTGATTCTAACTGGAACCATGACTAACTTTAACCTAACCCTAATTTAATACTAACCCTAATTTAAACCTAATTATAACCCTAAAACCAGGTCTTAACCCACAAACAACCATTTGAATACGTACGGATGGTATTGGACCAAAATTGTCTCTGATaactgtagacacacacacacacacaaacacacatacatacacaaatttGGGATTATGTGACATtataatacaaaatgtattatAATTAAAAATGTGATCAACTTACATCATAATGAACTGtaacaaacaaaatgataaaTTCTGTAAATTTACCAAACACATTTgaatcctgcacacacacacacacagacacaaacacacacactcctcctccacctAACCCACGGATCCTGAGCCTCGTTCCCCTCCCGCGCGGTGACTGACAGCCGCCGCCGTCCAATCGCAGCGTCGCGCCTAGCCGCCGGCAGCCAATCCGCGTGGCCGCTGAGTCCTCGGCCGCCCAGCACGCCGcgctgtgtgtgttatgtgcCGCGGTCGGAGCAGCGGTGTTGACAATAGGCTGAACAGAAACAGCCCCGGATCACACGCGAGCGGAGGAAAACACCTAAATCCTGGGGTCAGGGGCCGAGCAGCACGCACATCACCGACCGGGACGTGGACGCGTTCAGCGCAGGCTTTTTTATTCCGCCGTGTTCGCTCGTTAATGGACGTTTGAGGATTATTCCGTTGGAAGGAACAGACGCTGCTCGCGGGTTCGGCTGTTTCAGGCCAGACATTTTTCCTGCTGCTCCGCCGCTGCTTTGGGAAGAGCTGTCCGCACCGAGCTGGAGGTAGCTAACGCGTAGCCCGCTAGATTCCCCCCCAGACATAGGATCGCTCCTCGCCGCCGTCTCCGTTGCGAACCCGCAGAGGATCCAGGTAAAGTACTCCGATCGAAGCGCCGAGCCCCCAGCCCCGCGGCCGGCTGCAGCTTGTCGGGCTCGGGACTCGGTGTGTGTTTCCCCGGTCGCTCTGTCAGTCTGTGAGCGCTAGCTAGCGGTAGCAGCATTAGCACTGCGCCTGTTATTTACCTCTGGGGTGATGGGTGATCGCCCCAGTCCGCCCAGGTAGCGTGATCTCGTTAGCACACATGTAAACCTGGAGATTTGACCCATGAGCTGTGTTTTTACCCGCTTCCTGTGCGAGCTGGCGGCGGCTAACGAGCTACGGCTACATGTTCAACTTGAGCTAACCCGCGATAGCCGGAGCACCgacgttagctagctagctaaacTGCCGTTTTCACAAGTCAAGATGGACGgatttgttaaataaatgtctcCCCTGTCTCCACCTCGATCGCATGTTGGTGTTTCGTGTGTCCCGGGGAGACAACCAGCTGCCGGCAAATGCGTCCAATTCAGGCGCTTTGCTCCCGTAAATCTGGGAGCTAACGCGGCTAGCTGGCTAACGCTAGGTGAGAGGGTATCGCGCTGTCAAGTTTTGaatcttctgctgctgccaggCCCAACATGGCCAGCTCCCTCCCGGCTTCAGGGGCGGACACAGCCGGGGGCCTCCTgtggtgctgcagcagctgatctgtggatgatgatgatgatctttatttgtatattatcATTCAAATGATCACGTCCCTCAGGTTGTGTGGGCTGATGCTTCCAGGCTGAGCTGATCCCAGGACGGTCCTGGGCACGTTGGAGACTGAAAGTCTGGTGTTGCTGTCAAGTGGAATGTTGTGTGGCGATGTTCACGTGTGACCTGTGACTGGATGTGTTTAAGACTTGTGTTGTCTGACTAACCTTTGAACACACAACAGGACCTGTTCATGTTTCAATGCACAAGTCCTCAGAGCTCCTTGTGTCCAAGcaccatcacactgactcctgtagtgaggaggaggaggaggaggaggatgatgaggaagatgatgagggACATGGTGGATACAGGAAGGTGAAGTTAGGAGCTGATGGTGAAACTTGTGTTATTTCCAGCAGCGTGCCAGACACCAGGTGTGGCGTGGTGCACTGCATGTGATGGTATTTGCCGAGGTGCACTCCCCGGCTGGGCACTGGCTCTTCTTCAAGGTTTCTGAAGGTCCCGGCAGGTTCTTGGGCCCGTCCCTCCTCCTCGGATCTGAACAGCCAAAGTCTCCTGTGTCTGGAGGCGGGGGGGGAGCGGGAAGCGACCGCCTCCTCCTTATCAGCTCTGTGTGGCTCCCAGAGCGTCTGTGGTGGAAGTCGCTGAGATCATTTGTTCTCGTCTGTGAACGACATAATCATAACATGAAGGAATGGGACCAGTTAGACGTGCTGTCACATTGCAGCATCCAGTCAACAGTGAACTGGGATTCACGCTGATCTTATTAATGGCCGGACCAATTATCCAGTAATCACTAACTCTAGGAAAGTGATGGGTGAAAAGCTtgtcctctttttttcctgtgtATATAATTTCCTGCTGCGGTGGGCATGGACATCACTTTGTTCTGGTTCCTGTAGTCAGTCAATGTTGTGCAGCTCCAAACCACAGGATGTTAACAGAGCTGTTGAATATTAATCTTTTGTgtgtactctctctctctctctctcatatataataattatatgtaTATAGTATCGTCAGTGGCCACACCTGCAGACACGCATTCAGTGTGAAACAGCTGCTCGGCTACAACCTCTACATTTGACAAAGTGAATAACGTATGTTGACATTctttgtttaaatgtaattacatGTTTATTACTAAGGTTATGTTTATATGTGATGTTGTTCTGCATTACATTCAATGGACACGTTTCTAAGTTTGCTGTCCATATCTTAAATTCATCAAGGAAGCAGAATATTAGGAACACACAACAGCATCATTAACTTGAATTAACACTTTGATGACAGGGTCAAGACTTGGACTCAGAAAAGTTGTATTCAgttgtattaatatttaaacttCATTAAAATAGCTGCTGAGTGTAGAGCTGAAACAATaatgtcattcattcattcattagtcAGTCAATCTGCAACAAGTTAAATAATCTATTTTTAGCACTTGTCTACTATCATCCAAGTGATATTTTgaagaatattaaaaaacaaattattttactCTTTATTTCTTTGTCTTCATTGATAATGATGACTAACATATTTAAATTAGTCAGATCTCAGACAGTTGGTTTAAAGATGTCTGAGGACAATGAATATATCTGCCAACATTTTATACATCAATGTCGTCCATTGTAATATAACAAAAGTCCAATATACATTAATATAATGCTGtgaacacagtgaggaggcGGAACACATGATCCTTCCACCTCagatttaaaaagtgttttgctgtttatgaAGTGTTTGTTATTCCATAGAGTTAAAAACCACCCGAGCAAAAAAATCATTCAtaacagaaataataatgtcATTTATGTCTTTATTATCAAGGTTCGCAGATATGAACATTTATAGTTTCATATTTTTGGTCATATTGCCCTGACCTTCAGTATAGGGATCACATTCTCCATGTTTCTAGTTCTCCAAATGTCTTTCACCAGCTGTAGATATAATATTCATCACTTTATAAGACTAAATATCAGCAGAGATCTTGTACTGTatcttaaatgttgttttttcctggTTTTAAAAGCTATTTAATTAATGTTTAATAGGCTTCTAACCTAAAGTTGAGTTAAAAGTTAGATTTTTTGCCGAGCTCAGGGCTTTGGATTTGTAACTTTGGAGAACAGACGGGATcgtggagcccccccccccgtcactgaggtcatgtttgtgtgtgtgtctggttccctctcttcctcggCTCCTGTCGCTCTGCCGGGCTGTTGCCTGTGTTGACTTCCTGTTGAACGGCAGCTCCCTCTCTCGtgcccttctcctccctccctcctcttcctcccttttctgTGGCTCTCCCCGTTGCTCGCTgtgccccctcctccctcctctctccttcctccttgttCTTTAATCCCACCCTCCCCGAGCCAGTGTGGATGTCATCTGGTCTCTTATGTAAGAGGCCTGGGCGGGGAATGGCTTTGGTGCTTGAACGCAACACACCTGACCAGCCGCCATAGTTTTGCCGTCCCTCGCGAGTTGTGGTGCCACCGGAGTGTTGTGGTCATTAGGCGGctcgtcagggagagagagagaaactgaggcACTGATGGTTGTACAGGGGGATTCCAGTGCCCCTTTGCAGAGGTGAGTGAAGTCTGTAGTGGATCATTCACTCAATGAAGCAGATCTGCTGTGTTTACTCGTCCTGGCAGAGACTGGAAGTTGCTTTAGGACGGAGCGCGTCTGTGAGGACTGGATTTAAAACGACCTACAATTATTTTCCTTATCGAATCATCTTCTGATCATTTTCTGATCAAGTTATCGATCTACAAAATGTCCAAAGAGTTTGTTTTCCAGAGAGGTGACATTTGAAGAACTTTGTTATTTACTGTCACTTGAAATAAGAGTTGCATCAGATGTAACTGCAAATATTCAGCACTTGaaagagaatatttttttttttttttcaatggacTAGTTGATTGATTAAATACACTCATTTGTATGTGTAGGAAATacgttttttttaagtatttgtcACCTGTTGCTCCTCATTAACATCATGACTCCTGTAGTTGTGGCTCTAGTTGTCGACCGTTAACAGAAATTAAACCTTGTGTTCATCAGAGCCGCTCGACTTTAAGCCGTTAGCCATTAGATTCTCGGAGGTCATGCTCTGCTTTGTGTTTATTACCTGACGCTCAACACAAAGCAGGTGTCGAGGTGTCAATTTgcagttttctgttgttgttgtacacTGAGGCTCGTGATGAGATAAGACCCAGTTTGTGGAAGTTTGAGCGACTTGTACCAAAGTATGAAAGACACACAACttccaacaacaacacaaaattacaagctgctttcagacatgcactgaactccacaggttctctatattttctctggaggaggaggaagtgcatgtgtgaacacaaatgtccgagtgagaagCTCCAAGTCTCTACAGACCTTCTCAGCCTGGACCAAAgtctgtagaaatccaggaTGACGCGTAGAAGACACTGACGAAGAAAGTCCGGAAAATTGTCTCCAGAGTCTGAACAAGACTTTACTTTTCCGTCTCCGTGCTGCTTCTCATTCAGCCACGGTTTTATTTTTACC contains these protein-coding regions:
- the wdr89 gene encoding WD repeat-containing protein 89 — its product is MECVEEKFKGLSLARRSRPDEATYLLHVALQPSDLLAVSCSNFTIQLHNKHTLARVGERRGHTARMCGVTFAHSSPDLLYSGSADGTVRGWDVRRPGTEAVQMFKSDPSHLYCSFDLSCSDMLLCAGTEKVGEDSYLVFWDARKPGSGLLGSYSESHSDDITHVRFHPRDKDRLASGSTDGLVNVFDLSQGAEEEALVATCNGVSSTGSLCWSGASYTQLLCLSLDEGLHLWDLSQLDTEKPLAVFSTGDARSLTLLEDGGGVDYLVGGAWLEETQTLLVLGGKDSGELHLMECDTGGLRLLRSLKGGHASTVRCFLWDAAEEALVTGGEDAQLLLWKPGGVELAAGKRESMKSQSDFRLKSRAHKKYSYQKEKKTKS